In Pan troglodytes isolate AG18354 chromosome 21, NHGRI_mPanTro3-v2.0_pri, whole genome shotgun sequence, one genomic interval encodes:
- the ZHX3 gene encoding zinc fingers and homeoboxes protein 3 isoform X2, protein MASKRKSTTPCMIPVKTVVLQDASMEAQPAETLPEGPQQDLPPEASAASSEAAQNPSSTDGSTLANGHRSTLDGYLYSCKYCDFRSHDMTQFVGHMNSEHTDFNKDPTFVCSGCSFLAKTPEGLSLHNATCHSGEASFVWNVAKPDNHVVVEQSIPESTSTPDLAGEPSAEGADGQAEIIITKTPIMKIMKGKAEAKKIHTLKENVPSQPVGEALPKLSTGEMEVREGDHSFINGAVPVSQASASSAKNPHAANGPLIGTVPVLPAGIAQFLSLQQQPPVHAQHHAHQPLPTAKALPKVMIPLSSIPTYNAAMDSNSFLKNSFHKFPYPTKAELCYLTVVTKYPEEQLKIWFTAQRLKQGISWSPEEIEDARKKMFNTVIQSVPQPTITVLNTPLVASAGNVQHLIQAALPGHVVGQPEGTGGGLLVTQPLMANGLQATSSSLPLTVTSVPKQPGVAPINTVCSNTTSAVKVVNAAQSLLTACPSITSQAFLDASIYKNKKSHEQLSALKGSFCRNQFPGQSEVEHLTKVTGLSTREVRKWFSDRRYHCRNLKGSRAMIPGDHSSIIIDSVPEVSFSPSSKVPEVTCIPTTATLATHPSAKRQSWHQTPDFTPTKYKERAPEQLRALESSFAQNPLPLDEELDRLRSETKMTRREIDSWFSERRKKVNAEETKKAEENASQEEEEAAEDEGGEEDLASELRVSGENGSLEMPSSHILAERKVSPIKINLKNLRVTEANGRNEIPGLGACDPEDDGSNKLAEQLPGKVSCKKTAQQRHLLRQLFVQTQWPSNQDYDSIMAQTGLPRPEVVRWFGDSRYALKNGQLKWYEDYKRGNFPPGLLVIAPGNRELLQDYYMTHKMLYEEDLQNLCDKTQMSSQQKQTEFDLINVKDWPVWETACHVEEPNPTLCCHMPFPCPAAGHLGELPESSQTAQSLPLPSACPPPSKQQARWGSHQFFLPQCRTFPLPSNG, encoded by the coding sequence ATGGCCAGCAAGAGGAAATCCACCACACCATGCATGATCCCAGTGAAGACTGTGGTGTTGCAAGATGCCAGCATGGAGGCCCAGCCCGCTGAGACCTTGCCTGAGGGACCCCAGCAGGATCTGCCCCCAGAAGCATCTGCTGCCAGCAGTGAGGCAGCACAGAACCCCAGCAGTACTGATGGCTCTACACTGGCCAATGGGCATCGGAGCACTTTAGATGGCTATTTATATTCCTGTAAATACTGCGATTTCAGATCCCATGACATGACCCAATTTGTGGGACATATGAACTCAGAGCACACAGACTTTAATAAAGACCCAACCTTTGTATGCAGTGGGTGCAGTTTTCTGGCAAAAACCCCTGAGGGGCTTTCCTTGCACAATGCCACATGTCACTCCGGGGAAGCCAGCTTTGTGTGGAACGTGGCCAAGCCAGACAATCATGTGGTTGTGGAGCAGAGCATCCCTGAGAGCACCAGCACTCCTGACCTAGCGGGTGAGCCCAGTGCTGAAGGGGCTGATGGACAGGCAGAAATCATCATTACCAAAACTCCAATCATGAAGATAATGAAAGGCAAAGCTGAAGCCAAAAAAATTCATACACTCAAGGAGAATGTCCCTAGCCAGCCTGTGGGTGAGGCCTTACCAAAGCTGTCGACTGGAGAAATGGAGGTGAGAGAGGGGGACCATTCCTTCATCAATGGGGCAGTTCCAGTCAGCCAGGCATCTGCCAGCTCTGCAAAAAACCCCCATGCCGCCAACGGGCCCCTGATAGGAACAGTGCCAGTTTTGCCAGCTGGCATAGCACAGTTCCTCTCCCTCCAGCAGCAGCCCCCAGTGCATGCCCAACACCATGCCCACCAGCCACTGCCCACGGCCAAGGCCCTTCCCAAAGTGATGATCCCCCTGAGCAGCATTCCAACGTACAATGCAGCCATGGACTCTAACAGCTTCCTGAAGAACTCCTTCCACAAGTTCCCCTACCCCACCAAAGCCGAGCTCTGCTATTTGACTGTGGTGACCAAGTATCCAGAAGAACAGCTCAAGATCTGGTTCACAGCCcaaaggctgaagcaggggatCAGCTGGTCCCCTGAGGAGATTGAGGATGCCCGGAAAAAGATGTTCAATACAGTCATCCAGTCTGTGCCTCAGCCCACAATTACGGTTCTAAATACCCCACTCGTCGCCAGTGCTGGCAATGTCCAGCATCTCATCCAGGCCGCTCTTCCAGGTCACGTTGTGGGGCAGCCAGAGGGTACAGGAGGGGGACTTCTGGTCACTCAGCCATTGATGGCCAATGGGTTGCAAGCAACAAGTTCCTCTCTCCCCCTCACGGTGACATCTGTCCCCAAGCAGCCAGGTGTGGCACCCATTAACACTGTGTGTTCAAATACAACGTCAGCTGTGAAGGTGGTCAATGCGGCCCAGTCGCTCCTCACGGCCTGCCCCAGCATAACCTCCCAAGCCTTCCTTGATGCTAGcatctacaaaaataagaaatctcATGAACAGCTGTCAGCTCTGAAAGGGAGCTTCTGTCGGAACCAGTTCCCAGGGCAGAGCGAAGTTGAACATCTCACAAAAGTGACCGGCCTCAGTACCAGAGAGGTGCGGAAATGGTTCAGTGATCGTAGATACCACTGCCGGAACTTGAAGGGCTCCAGAGCGATGATACCTGGAGATCACAGTTCCATCATCATTGACTCTGTGCCAGAGGTGTCCTTCTCCCCATCGTCCAAGGTCCCTGAGGTAACCTGCATTCCGACAACAGCCACACTAGCAACCCACCCTTCTGCCAAACGACAATCTTGGCACCAGACTCCTGACTTCACACCAACCAAATACAAGGAGAGAGCCCCTGAGCAGCTCAGAGCCCTGGAGAGCAGTTTTGCACAAAACCCTCTTCCTCTTGATGAGGAACTGGACCGCCTGAGAAGTGAAACCAAAATGACCCGACGAGAAATTGATAGCTGGTTTTCAGAGAGACGGAAAAAAGTGAATGCTGAGGAGACCAAGAAGGCTGAGGAGAATGCCtctcaggaggaagaggaggctgcTGAGGATGAGGGTGGAGAAGAGGATTTGGCCAGTGAGCTAAGGGTCTCTGGTGAAAATGGCTCTCTGGAAATGCCCAGCAGCCATATCTTGGCAGAGCGCAAAGTCAGCCCCATTAAAATCAACCTGAAGAACCTGAGGGTCACTGAAGCCAATGGCAGGAACGAGATTCCAGGGCTGGGTGCCTGTGACCCTGAGGATGATGGGTCAAACAAACTGGCAGAGCAGCTCCCAGGCAAAGTGAGCTGCAAAAAGACTGCCCAGCAGCGGCACTTGCTGCGGCAGCTCTTTGTCCAGACACAGTGGCCAAGCAACCAGGACTATGACTCCATCATGGCCCAGACGGGTCTGCCACGGCCAGAGGTGGTGCGCTGGTTTGGAGATAGCAGGTACGCACTGAAGAACGGCCAACTCAAATGGTACGAAGACTATAAGCGAGGCAACTTCCCACCAGGGCTACTGGTCATTGCCCCTGGCAACCGGGAGCTCCTGCAGGACTATTACATGACACACAAGATGCTGTATGAAGAGGACCTGCAGAACCTCTGTGACAAGACCCAGATGAGCTCCCAGCAG